From one Comamonas piscis genomic stretch:
- the cobA gene encoding uroporphyrinogen-III C-methyltransferase yields MHAIATTPLAAGRCYLVGAGPGDPELLTLRAWRAIQAATLLLVDDLVSADIVALAPAATRTIYVGKRGSRASTSQAFIEKLMVMAARQGETVVRLKGGDPFIFGRGGEEVAHLQAQGVQVEVINGITSGLAAATSLGVPLTHRDYAHGVVFVTGHAKPGGAPLDWCQLGATAEAMSLSLVVYMGVGAAPLIEAGLLAGGLAPDTPVALVQNASLSSQRSVLTSLSCLVACLQGSGLGSPCMMVIGKVAGLADASLLWQGLVEPLERQA; encoded by the coding sequence ATGCATGCCATTGCCACCACCCCTCTCGCCGCTGGCCGCTGTTACCTGGTGGGAGCCGGCCCTGGCGACCCCGAGCTGCTGACCCTGCGTGCCTGGCGCGCCATCCAGGCCGCGACCCTGCTGCTGGTAGACGACCTGGTCTCCGCCGACATCGTGGCACTGGCCCCTGCTGCCACCCGCACCATCTATGTCGGCAAGCGCGGCAGCCGGGCCAGCACCTCGCAGGCCTTTATCGAAAAGCTGATGGTGATGGCCGCCCGCCAAGGCGAGACGGTGGTCCGCCTCAAAGGCGGCGACCCCTTTATCTTTGGCCGGGGCGGCGAGGAGGTCGCCCACCTGCAGGCCCAGGGCGTGCAGGTGGAGGTGATCAACGGCATCACCTCGGGCCTGGCCGCCGCCACCAGCCTGGGCGTGCCGCTGACCCACCGCGACTACGCCCATGGCGTTGTCTTTGTGACCGGCCATGCCAAGCCGGGTGGGGCGCCTCTGGATTGGTGCCAGTTGGGGGCGACGGCGGAGGCGATGTCGCTCAGCTTGGTGGTGTACATGGGGGTGGGGGCGGCGCCTTTGATTGAGGCTGGTTTGTTGGCCGGTGGGCTGGCGCCGGATACGCCGGTGGCCTTGGTGCAGAACGCTAGTTTGTCTTCTCAGCGGTCGGTGTTGACCTCTTTGTCTTGTTTGGTTGCGTGTTTGCAGGGGAGTGGGTTGGGGAGTCCTTGCATGATGGTCATTGGCAAGGTGGCTGGGTTGGCGGATGCCAGCTTGTTGTGGCAAGGGCTTGTTGAGCCGCTTGAGCGGCAGGCTTGA
- the cphA gene encoding cyanophycin synthetase, which produces MQLSRTRALRGPNLWTRSTAIETIVRCEDSEQRYSTIPGFEEKLRARFPNIAPLQPHGADQALSLAHVLEVAALSLQAQAGCPVTFSRTHVTTEPGTYQVVVEYTEEAVGKLAMEKAEALIQATLSDSPFDADAAIAALRELDEDERIGPSTGAIVDAAVARGIPFRRLTTGSLVQLGWGSKARRFQAAEIDSTSAVAESIAQDKDLTKRLLHAAGVPVPMGRPVADVDEAWEVALEVGLPVVVKPQDGNQGKGVVVNITTREGLDAAYKTASEFGDEIMVERFLPGHDFRLLVVGGQLVAAARREPPQVLGDGQHTIRELVNLVNQDPRRGTGHGTALTKIRLDDIAISRIASEGMTPDSVPGQGQRVVLRNNANLSTGGSATDVTDDVHPEIAARAIEAAQTIGLHICGVDVVCETMLKPLEEQSGGIVEVNAAPGLRMHLAPSFGKPRHVGVPMVDEMFTAGNDGRIPLVAVTGTNGKTTTTRVIAHLFTSHGWRTAMTNTDGVYVNGRQIDSGDCSGPRSARNALAHPETDAAVLECARGGILREGLGFDRCQVAVVTNVGEGDHLGLNFITTKEDVGVLKRVIVQNVAPSGYAVLNAADPLVAAMAHVCPGKVIFFAADRHHPVMATHRAQGSRVVYVDGDSIVAAEGSWRESIALREIPITRNGAITFQVENVMASIGAAWASGLPWQTIRRGLAGFVNDSDNAPGRFNVMDYRGATIIADYGHNPDAIRALIQAVEAMPANKRSVVISGAGDRRDEDIRVQTEMLGEAFDDVILYQDAAQRGRADGEVIALLRQGLQGASRTSYVTDIHGEFIAIDHALERLQPGDLCLVLVDQVEEALEHLQRHVAQAAAQA; this is translated from the coding sequence ATGCAGCTCTCCCGCACCCGTGCCTTGCGTGGCCCCAACCTCTGGACCCGCAGCACCGCCATCGAGACCATCGTGCGCTGTGAAGACAGCGAACAACGCTACAGCACCATCCCCGGTTTTGAAGAAAAACTGCGTGCGCGCTTCCCCAACATCGCCCCGCTGCAGCCCCATGGCGCCGACCAGGCCCTGTCGCTGGCCCATGTGCTGGAAGTCGCCGCGCTCTCGCTGCAAGCGCAAGCCGGCTGCCCGGTCACCTTCAGCCGCACCCATGTGACGACCGAGCCTGGCACCTACCAGGTCGTTGTCGAGTACACCGAAGAGGCAGTGGGCAAGCTGGCGATGGAAAAGGCCGAGGCGCTGATCCAGGCCACCTTGAGCGACAGCCCTTTTGATGCCGACGCCGCCATTGCCGCGCTGCGCGAGCTGGATGAAGACGAGCGCATTGGCCCCTCAACCGGCGCCATCGTGGACGCCGCTGTGGCCCGGGGCATCCCCTTCCGCCGCCTGACGACGGGCTCGCTGGTGCAGCTGGGCTGGGGCTCCAAGGCCCGCCGCTTCCAGGCGGCAGAAATTGACTCCACCAGCGCCGTGGCGGAATCCATTGCGCAGGACAAGGACCTGACCAAGCGCCTGCTGCATGCCGCTGGCGTGCCCGTGCCCATGGGCCGCCCGGTGGCCGATGTGGACGAGGCCTGGGAAGTGGCGTTGGAAGTGGGCCTGCCCGTGGTGGTCAAGCCCCAGGATGGCAACCAGGGCAAGGGCGTGGTGGTCAACATCACCACCCGCGAAGGCCTGGACGCTGCGTACAAAACCGCAAGCGAATTTGGCGACGAGATCATGGTCGAGCGCTTTCTGCCCGGCCACGACTTCCGCCTGCTGGTCGTCGGCGGCCAGCTGGTGGCAGCGGCCCGCCGCGAGCCGCCCCAGGTGCTGGGCGATGGCCAGCACACCATCCGCGAGCTGGTGAACCTGGTCAACCAGGACCCGCGTCGCGGCACCGGCCACGGTACCGCGCTCACCAAGATCCGCCTGGACGACATCGCCATCTCCCGCATCGCCAGCGAAGGCATGACCCCCGACAGCGTGCCCGGCCAAGGCCAGCGCGTGGTGCTGCGCAACAATGCCAACCTGTCCACCGGCGGCAGCGCCACCGATGTGACCGATGACGTGCATCCCGAAATTGCCGCCCGTGCGATTGAAGCGGCCCAGACCATTGGCCTGCACATCTGCGGCGTAGACGTGGTTTGCGAGACCATGCTCAAACCGCTGGAAGAGCAAAGCGGCGGCATTGTCGAAGTCAACGCCGCCCCCGGCCTGCGCATGCACCTGGCGCCCTCGTTCGGCAAGCCCCGCCATGTGGGCGTGCCCATGGTCGACGAGATGTTCACTGCCGGCAACGACGGCCGCATCCCGCTGGTGGCCGTGACCGGCACCAACGGCAAGACCACGACCACCCGCGTCATCGCCCATTTGTTCACCTCGCACGGCTGGCGCACGGCGATGACCAATACCGATGGCGTCTACGTCAACGGCCGCCAGATCGACAGCGGCGACTGCTCGGGCCCGCGCAGCGCGCGCAATGCCCTGGCCCACCCCGAAACCGATGCAGCCGTGCTCGAATGCGCACGCGGCGGCATTCTGCGCGAAGGCCTCGGTTTTGACCGCTGCCAGGTCGCCGTGGTCACCAACGTCGGCGAAGGCGACCACCTGGGTCTGAACTTCATCACCACCAAGGAGGACGTGGGCGTCTTGAAGCGCGTGATCGTGCAGAACGTCGCCCCCAGCGGCTACGCCGTGCTGAACGCAGCCGACCCGCTGGTCGCCGCGATGGCCCATGTCTGCCCCGGCAAGGTGATCTTTTTTGCCGCCGACCGCCACCACCCCGTGATGGCTACGCACCGCGCCCAAGGCAGCCGTGTGGTCTATGTCGATGGCGACAGCATTGTGGCTGCCGAAGGATCCTGGCGCGAGTCCATCGCGCTGCGCGAGATCCCCATCACCCGCAATGGCGCGATCACCTTCCAGGTCGAGAACGTCATGGCCTCCATCGGCGCCGCCTGGGCCTCGGGCCTGCCTTGGCAGACCATCCGCCGTGGCCTGGCCGGCTTTGTCAATGACAGCGACAATGCGCCTGGCCGCTTCAACGTGATGGACTACCGGGGTGCAACGATCATCGCCGACTACGGCCACAACCCGGATGCCATCCGCGCGCTGATCCAGGCCGTGGAAGCCATGCCCGCCAACAAGCGCAGCGTGGTCATCAGCGGCGCCGGAGACCGCCGTGACGAAGACATCCGCGTCCAGACCGAAATGCTGGGCGAGGCCTTCGACGACGTGATCCTCTACCAGGACGCCGCCCAACGCGGCCGTGCCGACGGTGAAGTCATTGCGCTGCTGCGCCAAGGCCTGCAAGGGGCCAGCCGCACCAGCTACGTGACCGACATCCACGGCGAGTTCATCGCCATCGACCACGCGCTGGAACGCCTGCAACCGGGCGACCTCTGCCTGGTCCTGGTCGACCAGGTCGAAGAAGCGCTGGAGCACCTGCAGCGCCACGTGGCCCAGGCTGCTGCACAGGCCTGA
- a CDS encoding CreA family protein, protein MHRTSFWRSAVVAAGCLAATAAWAQPDTIGSVDTVFKFIGPDHNIVVEAYDDPLVKGVTCYVSRARTGGVKGALGLAEDRSEASIACVQAGPISIDKPLKQQEEVFSERTSLLFKRLRVVRMVDAARNTLVYMTYSDKVIEGSPQNSVTAVAVPASTVIPVK, encoded by the coding sequence ATGCACCGCACCTCTTTTTGGCGTAGCGCCGTCGTCGCCGCAGGCTGCCTGGCCGCCACCGCCGCCTGGGCCCAACCGGACACCATCGGCTCGGTGGACACGGTGTTCAAGTTCATCGGCCCCGACCACAACATTGTTGTCGAGGCTTATGACGACCCGCTGGTCAAGGGGGTGACCTGCTATGTCTCGCGCGCCCGCACGGGCGGCGTCAAGGGTGCGCTAGGCCTCGCCGAGGACCGCTCGGAGGCCTCGATTGCCTGTGTGCAGGCGGGGCCGATCAGTATCGACAAACCTTTGAAGCAGCAGGAAGAGGTGTTCAGTGAGCGGACCTCGTTGCTGTTCAAGCGTTTGCGGGTGGTGCGCATGGTGGATGCGGCGCGCAATACTTTGGTGTACATGACGTACTCCGACAAGGTGATTGAGGGCTCGCCGCAGAACAGTGTGACGGCGGTGGCGGTGCCTGCTTCTACGGTTATTCCGGTCAAGTGA